One Clostridiales bacterium genomic window carries:
- a CDS encoding KH domain-containing protein codes for MVELVEYMVKGLADNHDEVKVTQDGTAIKVELSKDDMGKVIGKQGKIVKAIRTIVRAVGMKEGLKYTVEILDKVEEPVADSQEE; via the coding sequence ATGGTAGAACTAGTAGAATACATGGTTAAAGGGCTTGCCGACAATCACGACGAGGTAAAAGTAACTCAAGACGGCACAGCAATCAAGGTAGAACTTAGCAAAGACGATATGGGCAAAGTTATAGGCAAGCAAGGCAAAATAGTCAAGGCAATCAGGACTATAGTCAGGGCCGTTGGGATGAAAGAAGGCCTAAAATATACGGTAGAAATACTTGACAAGGTTGAAGAACCTGTCGCAGATTCCCAAGAAGAATAA
- the rimM gene encoding 16S rRNA processing protein RimM, with protein MKKMEKILIGAVIKAHGIKGEIKVKPYTQNIDNLLKIKTIYIDDTEYKVMSAKERGGMVYMFLSRIYTMDDAQALRGKDIYIDRQYAAPLAQDEYYIIDVLGSDVFVEDEYIGKVADIDSFGAADVYTVKGDKTVRFPFLKRLVKKIDIKNKKIVLNKDVFGEVSVYED; from the coding sequence ATGAAAAAAATGGAAAAGATATTAATCGGCGCTGTTATAAAAGCGCATGGCATAAAAGGCGAGATTAAGGTCAAGCCTTATACCCAAAATATTGACAACCTTTTGAAAATAAAAACTATTTATATTGACGATACAGAATACAAAGTAATGTCCGCCAAAGAGCGGGGCGGAATGGTTTATATGTTCTTGAGCCGAATATATACAATGGACGACGCCCAAGCATTGCGCGGCAAAGACATATATATAGACAGGCAATACGCCGCGCCCTTAGCCCAAGACGAGTATTATATTATTGATGTTTTGGGCAGCGATGTTTTTGTGGAGGACGAATACATAGGCAAGGTCGCAGATATTGATAGCTTTGGCGCCGCCGATGTCTATACGGTCAAAGGCGACAAAACCGTCAGGTTTCCGTTTTTAAAAAGGTTAGTCAAAAAAATAGACATCAAGAACAAAAAAATAGTCTTAAATAAAGATGTTTTTGGCGAGGTAAGCGTTTATGAAGATTAG
- the rpsP gene encoding 30S ribosomal protein S16 → MAVKIRLTRMGAKKMPFYRIVVADSRSPRDGKVIETIGYYNPVTEPAQIKVEAEKAKEWLAKGAQPTDTVKSLLFKSGVLEKPSKPAPAKTKAVKKSKGE, encoded by the coding sequence ATGGCAGTCAAGATTAGATTAACTAGAATGGGCGCTAAAAAAATGCCTTTTTATAGGATTGTGGTAGCCGATTCCCGTTCGCCGCGCGACGGCAAGGTTATTGAAACCATAGGTTATTACAATCCTGTTACCGAGCCCGCGCAAATTAAAGTTGAGGCGGAAAAAGCAAAGGAGTGGCTCGCAAAAGGCGCCCAACCCACCGATACGGTAAAATCGTTATTATTCAAGAGCGGAGTTTTGGAAAAGCCGTCCAAGCCCGCGCCCGCAAAAACCAAGGCTGTAAAAAAATCAAAAGGAGAATAA